From Candidatus Zixiibacteriota bacterium:
TTGTAGCGGACCGTCTCAAACAGCGAACTCAAGGCGACATCATCGGGCGCGGAAGCCATGTCATTGGCAATTCTGTTGGCCAGCGACGTATCCACCGACTGCGGAAACATGGACTGTACGAACTGATATACGTTCTTTTTGAAAGGTTGACGCAGGCGGTTAACAAACCCCTGGGCCTGCTCATCGGTGTATGTTGTGGAAAAGTCCTGAAAGTTGTCCACGCCGACAAGCGCCGCCACCCGTCCCGGCAGCAACCGGGCCGCCTCGATTACCACCGGCCCGCCCATGGAGTGGCCGATCAGAATCATGTTTTGCAGGTTCAGCTTCTCAACCACTGCGGCGACATCGACCCCGTAGCTGGCCATATTCCATCGCTTGCGTTCGAGCCCTGACTGCCCATGGCCGCCCAGGTCGATTGACACCACGCGATAATCCCGGGCGAACTCGTCGACCTGATTACGCCAGTAGGTGCGGTCGCAGCTCCAGCAGTGTACGAACACCAGCGTTTGCTCACCCTGGCCACGGGAATCAAAGTAGATCATGACGCTGTCGGCGGACCGGACGCTGTCGACAGTCGCCACTACCGGCGGGGTGGTTTGGGTCTGTGTAGCCGGGGCGGGCGTTTCCTTTTGGCACCCAATTGCCAGCCATACTATGGACGCACCCAGTAAACAGACTAAGCATGCGGCGAACCTACTATTGCTCATAACCTTCTCCAAAGTACAGAAACCTGTTCAATACGTTTATGAACTCGGACCAGCCACGGCCGTCCAGACGGCCTCGGATCCTCTCGATCGCGCCCATTTTGCTGTCGATTTCATCACAATAGTAAAGTATGAACGCTTCGGGAGTCTGCGGCACCACCGGCGCGCCGAATTCGCGCTCTCCGTGATGGGACAATATCAGGTGCCGGAGCATGATCAGCGATCTCTCCGGGAAGTTCTCCACCCGGCGGGCGCGCTCACAAATCCAGTTGTCGGCGATACAAATGTGATCGATCAGGCGACCCTCATCGGTGTAGTCGATCACTGTCCGGGTATGATAGCTGGCCATTTTGCCCACGTCATGGAACAGACCGCCGAAGATGAGGTGGTTGCGGTTGAGAAAATCATACCCTTCGGCCACGCGAAGGGCGAGTTCCGTGACATTGGCGGTATGCTCGGAGAGGCCGCCGATCGTGGCATGGTGCCAGAGCTTTCCGGCGGGCGCGGTGAGAAA
This genomic window contains:
- a CDS encoding alpha/beta hydrolase codes for the protein MSNSRFAACLVCLLGASIVWLAIGCQKETPAPATQTQTTPPVVATVDSVRSADSVMIYFDSRGQGEQTLVFVHCWSCDRTYWRNQVDEFARDYRVVSIDLGGHGQSGLERKRWNMASYGVDVAAVVEKLNLQNMILIGHSMGGPVVIEAARLLPGRVAALVGVDNFQDFSTTYTDEQAQGFVNRLRQPFKKNVYQFVQSMFPQSVDTSLANRIANDMASAPDDVALSSLFETVRYNYRSALADVRLPIRTISSDKYPTYADANGLIAASFAVRIMSGSGHFPHLEDPATFNRLLRETIAEFWPRPAER
- a CDS encoding HD domain-containing protein translates to MLAKKIVDFVKDDQIEGYFSIRKKEVREYTRGRFVSLELGDSSGRVAAVMWEPDHFALEELSEAMVVKARGVVGEYRDKPQLVINRLRPAADNEYTLADIMPHSHQPEDVRKARLFALRDKIESVPIRSLVDQFFDDPEWLQGFLTAPAGKLWHHATIGGLSEHTANVTELALRVAEGYDFLNRNHLIFGGLFHDVGKMASYHTRTVIDYTDEGRLIDHICIADNWICERARRVENFPERSLIMLRHLILSHHGEREFGAPVVPQTPEAFILYYCDEIDSKMGAIERIRGRLDGRGWSEFINVLNRFLYFGEGYEQ